The sequence below is a genomic window from Deltaproteobacteria bacterium.
TAGTCGTATATCATGAAGCAGGTGAAGGAAAAAAAGAGAAGGCAAGCCAGTCCAACGGCCCGCAGAAACACTTTCGACACCGTTACTCTTCTTACCTTTCCGGCATCACCCGAGATTATGAAGAAGGTAACCCGCTTGCTCAAACCGGTCCCCCCTAAAAAAAGCCAAATCTTTGTTAGTATAATATAAAATTTTCCAAAAGGGAAAAGTAAAAAAGAGCACAATCGCTCAAGGGGAAATCCGGTCCCGCGTGGCAGCCTGCAAAACGAGCCGGAGCCTTAGATCCTGCAGATCTATCCCGGGCCTTTTGCCGGTCGAGGCGGGGGGTGCCCATCACCGGAGTTCACGGGCCGCTTTCAAAACTTCGCCTCTATTTAACCTCGTAATCAAAGGGAAAGGATTCCTTCTCAGAACCCCGGAAAACGACGCACTCGATTCGGTAGGCCCCCTTTTCGTCGAGGTTCAGGTCGGCTCCGATATGATTTTCCATGGTGGTGAGCAAAACCTCCGTCGTCTTCCCTCCCGGATAGGTCACCATTACTTTTGCCGAAGTCCCTTCCCCGAGGGGTTTTTCGGGGGTGAGCTCGAAATGATGGGTTATGCCGGCAGGAGCACTCATTCCCATCTTCTCCATTTTAGCCTTCACGTCTACCATGCTCCCCTTCAGATTCGTTCCGAATGCCTGACCGCTGAAGGTCTCTTCCCCCATGGAGCCGTGCCCGCTCATCTCCTTACCATGGGCGCCCTCCATCATCTGCTCCTTACCCGTGTCACCTTTCATCGATTCCGAATGGGCCTCTTCCTTTTTTCCCCCATGCATACCGGCGTATCCCGACCCGCTCAATGCCAGGAAAAGAGCCACAAGCGAGATTACCATAATTCTCGAACCGTTCATGCTCGAACCCTCCGTGTGTATTTTCCGGTATCATACCGGACATTCTACATTATGTCAAAGGTTGATCATTCTCGTTAGTTTGATGTCTTCTCTTTGACAGAAAATTCAAAAAATTATTCACCATCGGGGGCAATAGCGATAATCTTTCTTTTTTTCTTTGAAACTTTGACTTTTTACATTAAGTAGATTATAATCTGTGCTGGTAAAAACGGGTACATGCGAGGTTGCCATGAAAAAATCGATAAAATTTACCTTCCGGCCGGGAAAAAAGGGGATCCAGCAGATCCTGGGAGAGCTGGAAGAGGAAGTCATGGATTTCCTCTGGGAACACGGGAGGGTAACGGTCAAGGAAGTGTTCGAGGTCTTTTCCTCCAGGAAGAAGATCGCCTACACCACCATAATCACGGTAATGAACCGCCTCGTGGAAAAAAACATCCTGAAGAGGGAAAAATCGGGCAAGTTTTACATCTTCGAACCGATATATAATAGGGAGGAGTACAAGGAAATCGTTTCCGACATGGTCATCCGTGGCCTTCTCGAAATAGACGGAGAAAAGGCTATGGCAGCTTTTGTCGACAGCGTGTTCGAAGACCCCGAAGAAATGAGGTTGCTGGAAAAGCTGATCGAAGAAAAAAAAGCGGAAAGGTGAACACCTCGCGTTACACGGAAAAATGTGAAAAAGTGTTCAGAAGGTCGATTGCGATAAGCGCCGTCTTCCTGTTGCTCCCTTCCCTGGTGCTGGTATTTCAGGCCGATCACTATCTGTCCGTGATATTCGATTCCCAGATAATACTTCACCTCTGCCACTTCCTGGAGACCGTGGTCCCCTCGGTCTTCAACCTCATTTTCCTGATCGCCGCCGTCGCATTCTTCCTCTTCATTCCCGCAGGTTTTTTCAAGAGCATTTATCATCTGGTCCGGGGGCTGGCCTTCCCTCCCTTCCTGAAGCCATTTCTCCCCGAGATCTTAAAGCGCGGTGACGGAGATCGAAACAGGGTCGCCGGGTATAAAGTCGTGGAGGTCGACACCCACGTGCCCTTCGCCCTGGCCGGCGGAATCGTTGACAAGAAAATAATCGTCTCGAAATCCCTGAGAACACTTCTGAGTCGGGAAGAATACGATGCCGTTCTCATGCACGAAGTTGGTCATCTCGAGATGGGACATCCCCTGAAAAAGCTTCTCGTTGGTTCGATGCTCAAGGCACTCTACATCCTCCCTTCGAGGAAAGATCTGCTGGTGCGGTTCAGGGCACTTACGGAGCTTTCTGCGGACGAGTTTGCCGTCCGACGGGGAGTCAATCCAGCCGTTCTCGCAGGGGCAATCGTGAAAGCGGCAAGAGGTGGGCAGCTGATTACGGAATCTTCGCTCACGGGACTCACCGATTCTCAGGTGGGGGAAAGGGTGCACGCCCTGCTCGGTATAGAACAGGCGAGAAGCAAAGTCAGCCCGAAAAAGCGTCTCTCCCGGGGGATAGTGAAAACAGTCCCGGCTGCGCTGCTCGTTGTTTTCCTCGCGCAACCGCTCCTGCTAAAACCCGGGGTCTCTTACTGCTACACCCACGGCAAAACCTCGGAAAAAAGCCGCACCATATCCACTACGCTCTCTCTCTGCACCAAGATAGATTGTATGAAATGCACCATCTGCACCCTTGATAATCGGGAGCATCACAGCGCCGGTTCGTAGCTCCAGGTTTACCTATTACAGATTACCGTTCACCCTTCACGGCTCGCAGTACCACAAATCGAATAACAGCACTTCTGATGTTCCGTTGTGCTGATCTTTACCATCTGTGCAGGATTTCCAGGCCCACCTGCATGTAGCGCGTGTCCTCGTTTTTATCAAGATACTCAAAGGCAGGAGAGACTCCCCAGCTGCGGGTGAAAAATATCGTGCCTCCGAATCCGAGGACCTTTGCATCGATGTCACCAACCCGGTCGATCGTGTTCGGCCTGTGCGCCTCGTTTCCATACACGAAGTAGGCGTAAATCCGGTCTGTGCTTCCCATGAACAGCGTTGTTTTCAGGAGAAAAGCGCCATCGGTTGAGTTTCCGCCGCGGTCAAACTCGATTTTCGAAAGGGTAAACCGGGACAGAATAGATACATATCCGTAAGGATAATACTCGCCCGCCATGGAAAACCCGATGAGGTCTGCCCCGTCGAATTGGGAGTAGTGCATGCTCCCGGATACAACCCAGGAAGCCAGGGCGGGCGTTGCCAGCTCGACCAGGCCCGATGCTGTGGGAAATATCTCCGCACCGGGCGCAAAGCCGAGTTCCGACGACAGCTGCAGCCTGTCGCTCAGCCGATAAGACCCCCCGGCGGTGATCTTTCCCTCTGTTTCGTTGAAACGATCGAGAAAATCGGCCCGGCCGAAGAGAGAATAGGAGTTTCCCGAATCGTAGCGGGTCCCCCCGTAGAGGTTGTGACCATCGGAACTGTTGTTGATGCTGAGGTAGGAATACCCGAAGAATGCCTCGTAGGAATAGATAGCGGCAGCTTTCCTCCTTATTTCCAGGGCATCCCTGTCGCGGGGATCGTCGTCGAGAATTTTCCGGGCATAGTACAGCGCTTCATCCCTGTTTCCCGTCCTCAGGTTGTACCGTGCAAGCCGTATCAGGACTTCCTTGCTCCCCGGGTTTTTCACCCGCTCCCTCTCCAGGATCCCTATCGCTTTCTCGTAATCCAGTTCCCATGCATAGGTGTCGGCAATTCCCGTAATCGATTCAAGGCTCCCGGGATCCAGCCTGAGCACGTCCCGGTAGGCACTCCTCGCACTCTTATACCTTCCCATCCATGCAAGGACCTTCGCCCTCCCGCTCAGGGCCTCGATGTTTTCCGGGTCGTCATCCAGGATAAACTCGTAAATATCGAGAGCTCCCTCGAAATCCTTCTCCATCGCCCTCTCTCTGGCTTCCGCAAGCTCCCTGTCCATGAACGCCCCGTGACTGAAACCGCTGAGAACCTGAAAGAAGGCGAGGGTGATGAAAAAAATCGCCC
It includes:
- a CDS encoding M48 family metalloprotease, with translation MNTSRYTEKCEKVFRRSIAISAVFLLLPSLVLVFQADHYLSVIFDSQIILHLCHFLETVVPSVFNLIFLIAAVAFFLFIPAGFFKSIYHLVRGLAFPPFLKPFLPEILKRGDGDRNRVAGYKVVEVDTHVPFALAGGIVDKKIIVSKSLRTLLSREEYDAVLMHEVGHLEMGHPLKKLLVGSMLKALYILPSRKDLLVRFRALTELSADEFAVRRGVNPAVLAGAIVKAARGGQLITESSLTGLTDSQVGERVHALLGIEQARSKVSPKKRLSRGIVKTVPAALLVVFLAQPLLLKPGVSYCYTHGKTSEKSRTISTTLSLCTKIDCMKCTICTLDNREHHSAGS
- the yaiO gene encoding YaiO family outer membrane beta-barrel protein encodes the protein MKLLARCNKWAIFFITLAFFQVLSGFSHGAFMDRELAEARERAMEKDFEGALDIYEFILDDDPENIEALSGRAKVLAWMGRYKSARSAYRDVLRLDPGSLESITGIADTYAWELDYEKAIGILERERVKNPGSKEVLIRLARYNLRTGNRDEALYYARKILDDDPRDRDALEIRRKAAAIYSYEAFFGYSYLSINNSSDGHNLYGGTRYDSGNSYSLFGRADFLDRFNETEGKITAGGSYRLSDRLQLSSELGFAPGAEIFPTASGLVELATPALASWVVSGSMHYSQFDGADLIGFSMAGEYYPYGYVSILSRFTLSKIEFDRGGNSTDGAFLLKTTLFMGSTDRIYAYFVYGNEAHRPNTIDRVGDIDAKVLGFGGTIFFTRSWGVSPAFEYLDKNEDTRYMQVGLEILHRW